A window of the Virgibacillus pantothenticus genome harbors these coding sequences:
- a CDS encoding ROK family protein yields MLIGAIEAGGTKFVCAVGDENGRIIEKTSFPTTSPEDTLVMAKKFFSSFKIEALGVGTFGPVNLDRKSTTYGTILNTPKIKWRYYPLLERLKTDYEIPVYLGTDVNAACLGEYHFGAGEQVDSCLYMTVGTGIGAGFVIDGEVFQGKNHPEMGHILIKPHPNDSFIGSCPSHGSCLEGLASGTAMEKRYGVKAHLLENIDHVWEIEAYYLAQALMNYYVILSPEKMIVGGGVMKQAKLYTMVQKQFMELLNGYLEVEHVDELIVAPKLEDEQGVKGAIALAIKDLV; encoded by the coding sequence ATGTTAATTGGAGCGATCGAAGCTGGGGGGACGAAATTCGTTTGTGCTGTTGGAGATGAGAATGGAAGAATTATTGAAAAGACGAGCTTTCCAACTACTTCACCGGAGGATACACTTGTTATGGCGAAAAAGTTTTTTTCTTCCTTTAAAATAGAAGCACTTGGTGTAGGAACTTTTGGTCCGGTTAACTTAGATAGAAAAAGCACGACATATGGTACGATTTTAAATACACCTAAAATAAAATGGCGCTACTATCCACTACTTGAAAGACTTAAAACCGATTATGAAATTCCCGTTTACTTGGGCACCGATGTGAATGCAGCTTGTCTTGGTGAGTATCACTTTGGAGCTGGGGAACAGGTGGATAGCTGTTTATATATGACAGTAGGTACTGGCATTGGTGCCGGGTTTGTCATAGACGGAGAAGTATTTCAAGGAAAGAACCATCCAGAAATGGGACATATTTTAATAAAACCCCATCCTAACGATTCCTTTATAGGGAGCTGTCCCAGTCATGGGTCATGTTTAGAAGGGCTTGCTTCTGGAACAGCAATGGAAAAGCGGTATGGCGTGAAAGCACATTTGCTTGAAAATATAGATCATGTATGGGAGATCGAAGCGTATTATTTAGCTCAAGCACTAATGAATTATTATGTCATCCTGTCACCAGAGAAAATGATAGTTGGTGGTGGAGTTATGAAGCAGGCTAAGCTATATACCATGGTTCAGAAACAGTTTATGGAATTATTAAATGGTTATTTGGAAGTAGAGCATGTAGATGAGTTGATCGTTGCTCCTAAGCTGGAAGATGAGCAAGGAGTAAAAGGAGCAATTGCTT
- a CDS encoding glycoside hydrolase family 32 protein produces the protein MKNRITKDMVYKCVEKDQGLVASDPHRLHYHIMPPVGLLNDPNGFVFFKGVYHIFYQWNPFAVEHGMKCWGHYISEDLIHWREAPVALLPDKWYDKNGCYSGSAVVYQEQLYVFYTGNVKDDEDNRQSYQCLAISEDGIHFEKKGPIIYVPDGYTAHFRDPKVFYRGDSWWMVLGAQTEAKKGETVVYQSKDLTTWTFKGNLIGSGYKGLENFGYMWECPDMFRLRDKDILLVCPQGIPAQGISYQNIFQSGYFAGEFDNQSMSFHHEKFIELDRGFDFYAPQTMQDPKGRRLLFGWMGNAEEGPTKHPTAKYKWVHALTVPRQLEWKNGKLLQYPVEEFKQLLENEVDFGEIHLDDELPFPLPNINETAFAMYLSVESIGANYLEMQIGESHLIYNQAINLFTFKRRSFTKPHSVESRHCTVDFLHDILILKDTSSMEIFLNQGEEVFTSRIFEEQETNKIRLQANGKIKVNVKKWNVRRVTEY, from the coding sequence ATGAAAAATAGGATAACAAAAGATATGGTATACAAATGTGTAGAGAAAGATCAAGGGTTAGTAGCAAGTGACCCTCATCGCTTGCATTACCATATAATGCCTCCCGTTGGGTTGTTGAATGATCCGAATGGTTTTGTCTTTTTTAAAGGGGTATACCATATTTTTTATCAATGGAATCCTTTCGCTGTCGAACATGGTATGAAGTGCTGGGGACATTATATTTCTGAAGACTTAATTCACTGGCGAGAAGCGCCTGTTGCCTTATTACCTGACAAATGGTATGACAAAAACGGCTGTTATTCAGGAAGTGCTGTCGTTTATCAAGAGCAATTATATGTATTTTACACCGGAAATGTAAAAGATGATGAAGATAATCGACAATCTTATCAATGTTTGGCGATATCAGAAGATGGAATTCATTTTGAAAAAAAAGGACCGATCATATATGTTCCAGACGGGTATACCGCTCATTTTCGTGATCCAAAAGTATTTTATAGAGGGGATAGTTGGTGGATGGTGCTTGGAGCCCAAACAGAAGCCAAAAAAGGAGAAACAGTAGTATACCAGTCTAAAGATCTAACAACTTGGACATTTAAAGGGAATTTAATCGGAAGTGGTTACAAGGGATTAGAGAATTTTGGTTATATGTGGGAGTGTCCAGATATGTTTCGGTTAAGAGATAAAGATATTTTACTCGTTTGTCCACAAGGAATTCCTGCTCAAGGCATTTCCTACCAAAATATTTTTCAATCTGGGTATTTTGCTGGAGAGTTTGATAACCAGTCTATGTCTTTTCATCATGAAAAGTTTATAGAATTGGATAGGGGTTTTGACTTTTATGCCCCTCAGACTATGCAAGATCCGAAGGGAAGAAGGTTGCTATTTGGGTGGATGGGAAATGCAGAAGAAGGCCCCACCAAGCATCCTACTGCGAAATATAAGTGGGTTCACGCTCTGACTGTTCCACGCCAATTGGAATGGAAAAATGGGAAATTGTTACAGTACCCAGTAGAAGAGTTCAAACAACTGCTTGAAAATGAAGTTGATTTTGGAGAAATTCATTTAGATGATGAATTACCATTTCCATTACCAAATATAAATGAAACAGCGTTTGCTATGTATTTATCTGTAGAAAGTATTGGAGCTAACTATTTAGAAATGCAAATTGGTGAATCGCATTTAATATATAATCAAGCGATTAATCTGTTTACGTTTAAAAGAAGGAGTTTCACAAAGCCACATTCGGTGGAAAGTAGGCATTGTACCGTTGATTTTCTTCACGATATCCTTATTTTAAAGGATACATCATCGATGGAAATTTTTCTGAATCAAGGAGAAGAAGTATTTACTTCGCGAATATTTGAGGAACAAGAAACTAACAAGATTCGATTACAAGCTAATGGAAAAATTAAAGTGAATGTGAAGAAATGGAATGTGAGAAGGGTGACTGAATATTAA
- a CDS encoding sucrose-specific PTS transporter subunit IIBC: MSVNKQIAQELLEAVGGKDNISSVAHCATRLRLIIIDEKKINQERVEKIEKVKGAFFHAGQFQVIFGTGTVNQIYEEVEKFDINSTSKQEQAKEAAKKGSKFQRAIRTFGDVFVPIIPVLVATGLFMGVRGLVMQEEILAIFGLSPVDISENFLLFTEILTDTAFIFLPALVAWSTFRVFGGTPIIGIVLGLMLVSPSLPNAWGVATGEDPLMFFGFIPVVGYQGSVLPAFIAGIIGAKLERMIRKRVPEALDLILTPFLTLLIMIVASLFMIGPIFHLIEGYILDGTLYILSFPFGLAGLFIGFFNQIIVITGVHHIFNLLEIKLLESTGSNPFNAIVTSSVAAQGGAALAVGLKTKSKKLKALAYPSTLSAFLGITEPAIFGINLRYVKPFIMGLIGGGAGGFVAALLDLKGTGMAVTVIPGTLLYLNGQVISYLFVNLVAIGVAFVLTWLFGFSDKQLKENG; this comes from the coding sequence ATGTCGGTTAATAAACAGATTGCCCAAGAATTGTTAGAAGCTGTTGGGGGAAAAGATAACATTTCTTCTGTAGCCCATTGTGCTACGAGATTGCGATTAATCATTATAGACGAAAAAAAGATTAATCAAGAACGTGTGGAAAAGATTGAAAAAGTAAAAGGAGCTTTCTTTCATGCAGGACAATTTCAAGTGATTTTTGGAACTGGTACCGTTAATCAGATTTATGAGGAAGTAGAGAAGTTTGATATAAACAGTACCTCTAAACAAGAACAAGCCAAAGAGGCAGCAAAAAAAGGTAGTAAATTTCAACGTGCTATTCGTACGTTCGGAGATGTCTTCGTTCCGATTATTCCAGTGCTTGTAGCTACTGGTTTGTTTATGGGTGTACGTGGATTAGTCATGCAGGAGGAGATATTGGCAATTTTCGGCTTATCACCAGTTGATATATCGGAAAACTTCCTTTTATTTACTGAAATTTTAACAGATACAGCATTTATATTTTTACCAGCATTAGTTGCATGGTCTACATTTCGTGTATTCGGTGGCACACCAATTATTGGTATAGTTCTCGGTCTAATGTTAGTTAGTCCATCTTTGCCAAATGCGTGGGGAGTTGCAACAGGTGAAGATCCGTTAATGTTTTTTGGATTTATCCCGGTTGTAGGTTACCAAGGGTCAGTACTTCCTGCCTTTATTGCTGGAATTATTGGTGCTAAATTAGAACGTATGATTCGCAAGCGAGTACCTGAGGCTCTTGATTTAATTCTTACGCCTTTTTTAACTTTGTTAATTATGATTGTTGCATCTTTATTTATGATTGGCCCTATTTTTCATCTCATCGAAGGCTATATTTTAGATGGAACACTATATATTTTGAGCTTTCCATTTGGGTTAGCAGGGCTCTTCATTGGTTTCTTTAATCAAATTATCGTTATAACTGGTGTCCATCATATTTTTAACCTATTAGAAATTAAGTTACTTGAAAGTACTGGTAGTAATCCGTTTAACGCTATTGTCACTTCTTCTGTTGCGGCTCAAGGTGGGGCAGCGCTTGCAGTTGGATTAAAAACAAAATCTAAAAAATTAAAAGCATTAGCTTACCCTTCCACATTATCAGCTTTTTTAGGAATTACAGAACCAGCTATATTTGGAATTAATTTACGCTATGTAAAACCATTTATTATGGGATTAATTGGTGGAGGTGCTGGCGGATTTGTTGCTGCGTTATTAGATTTAAAAGGGACAGGGATGGCTGTTACGGTAATTCCAGGTACGTTGCTATATTTAAACGGACAAGTCATTTCCTACCTTTTTGTTAACCTTGTAGCAATTGGGGTAGCTTTTGTGCTTACATGGCTATTCGGGTTTTCGGATAAGCAATTAAAAGAAAATGGATAA
- a CDS encoding LacI family DNA-binding transcriptional regulator, which translates to MVTIKDIAAMANVSRSTVSRVLNNSGYVSEEARKRVEEVIEQTGYVPSGYAKSLRTKQTKVIGVILPTIQTETPSRVVTGLGRELSKHGYQILLANTDHDKEKELEYLDLLVRQVDGIVLIATNTEPEIMEKIKSIPLPLVMIGQETEKVMCVTYDDYHVAREITAFLIQKGHRRIGFIGVDETDRAVGYMRKKGFFDEMEAHHLAVEEAWVEKCVFDIYSGHEAMKNILNRSIQQPTAVFAVTDRLAIGAMSYLKEQGFEIPQDMALVGIGASELSQYVDPPLTTVDYKNETAGEEAAKQLLAHIQGQEFQKKLVLDYRLIIRDSV; encoded by the coding sequence TTGGTAACGATTAAAGATATTGCTGCAATGGCAAACGTCTCAAGATCGACTGTTTCTCGAGTATTAAATAATTCTGGTTACGTAAGTGAGGAAGCGAGAAAACGAGTAGAGGAAGTAATTGAACAAACAGGATACGTTCCTAGCGGATATGCCAAATCATTGCGAACAAAGCAAACAAAAGTAATTGGAGTTATTCTACCGACGATACAGACAGAAACTCCGAGCAGAGTTGTAACAGGACTGGGCAGGGAGCTGTCTAAACATGGATATCAAATTTTACTTGCGAATACGGATCATGATAAGGAAAAAGAATTGGAATACTTGGATTTACTCGTTAGGCAAGTAGATGGAATTGTTTTAATTGCTACTAATACAGAACCGGAAATCATGGAAAAAATTAAAAGCATCCCACTTCCCCTTGTTATGATAGGTCAGGAAACAGAAAAGGTTATGTGCGTGACATATGATGACTACCATGTAGCTAGGGAAATAACAGCATTTTTAATTCAAAAAGGGCATAGACGCATTGGCTTTATTGGCGTGGACGAAACAGATCGTGCTGTTGGTTATATGCGTAAAAAAGGATTCTTTGACGAAATGGAAGCTCATCATTTAGCGGTTGAAGAAGCATGGGTAGAAAAATGTGTATTTGATATTTATTCTGGTCACGAGGCAATGAAGAACATTCTCAATCGTTCAATCCAGCAACCAACAGCTGTCTTTGCGGTTACGGACAGGCTAGCTATCGGTGCAATGAGTTATTTGAAGGAGCAAGGGTTTGAAATCCCTCAAGATATGGCACTCGTAGGAATTGGTGCTTCCGAGCTGTCACAGTATGTGGATCCGCCTTTAACGACAGTCGATTATAAAAATGAAACAGCAGGTGAAGAAGCAGCAAAACAATTGTTAGCTCATATTCAAGGTCAGGAATTTCAAAAAAAATTAGTGTTAGACTATAGACTTATTATACGAGATAGTGTATGA
- a CDS encoding OsmC family protein, with amino-acid sequence MAEHHFHLKASWPGGRNSSGYIEAGNLKTKISIPPEMDGPGIGTNPDEMLLGAAATCYIITLAAMIERAKLPLENMCLDSEGIVDVTGGVFTYKKIIHRPQVTLKEEATEEQKSQLKKLVEKAEKSCMISRAIQGNVEIKLKAYIR; translated from the coding sequence ATGGCAGAGCATCATTTTCATTTAAAGGCGTCTTGGCCTGGTGGAAGAAATAGTAGTGGTTATATAGAAGCAGGAAATTTAAAAACTAAAATATCCATACCACCAGAAATGGATGGTCCTGGTATTGGAACGAATCCAGATGAGATGTTGTTAGGTGCAGCAGCAACCTGTTACATTATTACACTTGCCGCTATGATTGAGCGTGCCAAGCTTCCTTTAGAAAATATGTGCTTAGACTCAGAAGGAATTGTCGATGTTACAGGCGGTGTATTTACGTACAAAAAAATTATTCATCGGCCACAGGTTACTTTAAAGGAGGAAGCAACAGAAGAACAAAAAAGTCAACTTAAAAAGCTTGTTGAAAAAGCGGAGAAAAGCTGTATGATCTCAAGGGCTATACAAGGAAATGTGGAGATTAAGCTAAAGGCTTATATAAGATAG
- a CDS encoding MerR family transcriptional regulator has protein sequence MENYSIGELAKKTNTSIRTLHYYDEIGLLKADKCSNSGHRLYTEDDIRKLQKIVVFKFLGYSLREIKELMNESTFDFNLNRTLYYQKKALEEKKAQISTALKAINRTVKLLEEVGEVDSEVLMSLIHSIQTEKEQQLWLEQFAPKEAIEHLFDKPEAEMLAFDKEFIELSKKVKRLKNRPVDDSEVQAMVAKNMETNLAYVGEGKIAAISEIDLDNMDVEAVKNMTTSPFTRDEEEWLQQAIGYYMTKHHFDSRR, from the coding sequence GTGGAGAATTATTCCATTGGAGAGTTAGCAAAAAAGACAAATACTTCTATTCGAACTTTACATTATTATGATGAGATTGGTTTGCTTAAAGCAGATAAATGCTCAAATTCTGGACATCGTTTGTACACAGAGGATGATATACGAAAGCTTCAGAAGATTGTCGTGTTCAAGTTTTTAGGGTATAGCTTAAGAGAAATTAAGGAGTTAATGAATGAGTCTACATTTGATTTTAATTTAAATCGGACGCTATATTATCAGAAAAAGGCGTTAGAAGAGAAAAAAGCCCAAATATCCACCGCATTAAAAGCAATTAACCGGACAGTGAAATTGTTAGAGGAAGTTGGAGAGGTGGACAGTGAAGTGTTAATGAGCTTGATTCATAGTATCCAAACTGAAAAAGAACAACAACTTTGGTTGGAACAGTTTGCTCCTAAAGAAGCAATTGAGCATTTATTTGATAAGCCAGAAGCAGAAATGCTTGCCTTTGATAAGGAATTTATTGAGCTATCAAAGAAAGTAAAACGATTAAAAAATCGCCCAGTTGATGACTCAGAAGTGCAAGCAATGGTCGCGAAGAATATGGAAACGAATTTAGCTTATGTGGGGGAGGGAAAAATAGCAGCGATAAGTGAAATAGATTTGGATAACATGGATGTGGAAGCTGTGAAAAATATGACCACTTCACCTTTTACACGAGATGAAGAGGAATGGCTTCAGCAAGCAATAGGCTATTATATGACAAAGCATCATTTCGACAGTAGACGATAG
- a CDS encoding GNAT family N-acetyltransferase: MNVSERMATNLVTLEEEDIPGLITLSAAVEWDYDKYEIQTVISSGRVYGHKNKEGEIVSSAAIIPYGQSLASIGMVIVHPEYRGKGLGRKVTQKCIDSVSADNAIMLIATDEGKLMYKRMGFYPIDYVHKYLCNNYLSIKPNNQLDIEINSMRKVDLPQVVRLDKDAFGEERKTFLIHRIKQAKDSIVVKDSDGTIIGFGLSILGPINLILGPIIAPNHHIASLLIDKLANNHQGKLRIDIPSGNETFMSHLEKCGFVKVSQPPIMIKNAKELPSPNKTLFGIAAQIFG, translated from the coding sequence ATGAATGTGTCCGAAAGAATGGCAACTAATTTAGTAACACTTGAAGAAGAGGATATACCTGGTTTAATTACACTTTCAGCTGCAGTTGAATGGGATTATGATAAATATGAAATTCAAACAGTGATTTCATCTGGCAGAGTTTACGGACACAAGAATAAGGAGGGGGAAATTGTATCGAGTGCGGCAATTATTCCGTATGGGCAATCTTTAGCATCTATTGGTATGGTCATTGTCCATCCAGAATACAGAGGAAAAGGACTTGGCAGAAAAGTAACACAAAAATGTATAGATTCTGTTTCAGCTGATAACGCGATTATGTTAATTGCTACAGATGAAGGAAAGCTAATGTATAAAAGGATGGGATTTTATCCGATAGACTATGTCCACAAATATCTTTGTAATAACTATCTTTCGATAAAACCAAATAATCAATTAGACATAGAAATCAATTCTATGCGTAAAGTGGATTTACCTCAAGTTGTAAGGTTAGACAAGGACGCATTTGGCGAGGAAAGAAAGACTTTTCTTATCCATCGTATTAAGCAAGCAAAAGATTCTATTGTCGTTAAAGATTCTGATGGAACGATCATAGGGTTTGGTCTGTCTATTTTAGGTCCTATTAATTTAATTCTAGGACCTATTATAGCCCCTAATCATCATATAGCATCATTATTAATTGATAAATTGGCTAACAATCATCAGGGTAAATTAAGAATCGATATTCCATCAGGGAATGAGACTTTTATGTCGCATTTAGAAAAATGCGGTTTCGTAAAAGTAAGTCAACCTCCTATAATGATTAAAAATGCAAAGGAATTACCATCACCTAATAAAACATTATTTGGAATAGCTGCACAGATTTTCGGATGA
- a CDS encoding tripartite tricarboxylate transporter permease, translating to MNTLEGLWQGFQVAFSLEGIFFVFIGVTIGTLIGMLPGLGPITAIAIMIPMVYGMDPTIAMVLMAGVYYGAVFGGSTSSILLNAPGVSGTVATSFDGYPMAQQGKAGKALAIAAIASFTGGTVSIILLMLFAPTLAQVAVSFGPVEYFALMFMGLVAISSLSDGSAIKALISGVLGFMAVTIGIDAQTGTPRFTFGNSNLLEGVDFLVVALGLFALAEVAFLIKNRNNIGVDKTQNIGSLKLTKQDFKEMTGPLLRHSPLGFILGVLPGAGATIASFISYMTEKRFSKKPEEFGKGSVKGLTAPETSNNAATSGAFVPLLSLGIPGSGTTAIMLGALLVLGINPGPLLFQDHPEVFWGVVASMYVGNVFLLVLNLPLIPYIAKILKIPRPLLISLIIMFCMIGVYSISFNIFDLYLLLAFGLVGYLFRLFAFPAPPFILAFILGGMMEQSLRQALTISNGDFMILVESPIAIGLFILSFLSFAFPFIKTRKIQKV from the coding sequence ATGAATACATTAGAAGGATTATGGCAAGGTTTTCAAGTTGCTTTTAGCTTGGAGGGAATATTTTTTGTCTTTATCGGGGTTACGATAGGTACATTAATTGGTATGTTGCCAGGTCTAGGTCCGATTACAGCCATTGCAATTATGATCCCAATGGTTTACGGAATGGATCCAACCATTGCTATGGTATTAATGGCTGGCGTTTATTATGGAGCGGTTTTTGGTGGTTCAACTTCTTCTATATTATTAAATGCTCCTGGAGTTTCAGGTACAGTTGCTACGTCCTTTGATGGATACCCGATGGCTCAACAGGGGAAAGCTGGGAAGGCGCTTGCTATTGCTGCGATAGCATCTTTTACAGGTGGAACGGTTAGTATTATATTGTTAATGTTATTTGCTCCGACATTGGCACAGGTTGCTGTTTCGTTTGGACCTGTTGAATATTTTGCTTTAATGTTCATGGGACTAGTAGCTATATCTAGTTTATCGGACGGTTCTGCTATTAAGGCATTGATTTCTGGGGTATTAGGTTTTATGGCTGTTACTATTGGGATAGATGCACAAACAGGAACACCACGGTTTACATTTGGTAATTCAAATTTATTAGAAGGTGTTGATTTTCTTGTAGTTGCTCTAGGGTTATTTGCTTTAGCAGAAGTGGCATTTTTAATAAAAAACCGAAATAATATTGGTGTTGACAAAACACAAAATATTGGAAGTTTAAAGCTGACAAAACAGGATTTCAAAGAAATGACAGGACCTTTATTACGGCATTCACCGCTAGGTTTTATTCTTGGGGTGCTTCCGGGGGCTGGTGCAACGATAGCCTCATTTATTAGCTATATGACAGAAAAACGGTTTTCAAAAAAACCAGAGGAGTTTGGGAAAGGCTCGGTTAAAGGGCTTACTGCACCTGAAACGTCAAATAATGCAGCAACAAGTGGGGCATTTGTTCCATTGCTTAGTTTAGGGATTCCAGGATCAGGAACAACGGCTATCATGCTTGGAGCGTTACTTGTTTTAGGTATAAATCCTGGTCCGTTACTGTTTCAAGATCATCCTGAAGTGTTCTGGGGAGTAGTAGCAAGTATGTATGTTGGGAATGTCTTTCTACTTGTTTTAAATTTACCATTAATTCCATACATAGCGAAAATATTAAAAATCCCCCGTCCGTTATTAATTTCATTAATTATTATGTTTTGTATGATTGGTGTGTATTCCATCAGTTTTAATATTTTTGATTTATATTTATTGCTTGCTTTTGGTCTTGTCGGTTACTTATTTCGCTTGTTTGCTTTTCCTGCTCCCCCATTTATCTTAGCTTTTATTTTAGGTGGAATGATGGAACAATCGTTAAGACAAGCGTTAACAATTTCAAATGGAGATTTTATGATTTTGGTAGAAAGTCCAATTGCTATCGGTCTATTTATCCTATCCTTTCTTTCCTTTGCTTTTCCTTTTATTAAAACTAGAAAGATCCAGAAGGTGTAG
- a CDS encoding tripartite tricarboxylate transporter TctB family protein, with the protein MNRVLKSAERKISIIFILLAIGYLILSYQLPPYPFVPVDSDFVPKVLGFLLIALSIILFFNSNPKEQEEKKSNISRQDLRILLFVTALIILYISLLEIIGFVIVSMLFIFSCSWMLGYKNFKVNAIVSLLFPVTLFYIFNYLLQINLPSGILPF; encoded by the coding sequence GTGAATAGGGTGTTGAAATCGGCAGAAAGAAAAATAAGTATCATCTTCATTTTATTAGCAATTGGCTATTTAATTTTAAGCTATCAATTACCACCGTATCCCTTTGTGCCTGTAGACTCTGATTTTGTGCCAAAAGTGTTAGGATTTCTATTAATTGCTCTATCCATTATTCTATTTTTTAACTCAAATCCAAAAGAACAGGAAGAAAAGAAAAGCAATATATCAAGACAAGACTTACGGATTCTGTTATTCGTAACGGCTTTAATTATTCTTTATATTTCTCTACTTGAGATAATCGGATTTGTTATCGTGTCGATGTTATTTATTTTTAGCTGTTCTTGGATGCTTGGATATAAAAACTTTAAAGTAAATGCGATTGTCTCTCTTCTATTTCCCGTTACGCTCTTTTATATTTTTAACTATTTACTACAAATTAATTTACCTAGTGGAATTTTACCTTTTTAG
- a CDS encoding tripartite tricarboxylate transporter substrate binding protein produces the protein MKKVFALLLLIFVISILSACKQESKSKSEEENWEPEKAIEMVAPAGAGGGWDTTARTVAKVFSEEGIIDEDIGVMNKEGGGGSIAWTYIHNLEGNNHHIFVSSPPLIFVPLNGQTELTHEDFTPLANLIADYAAFAVRADAKWNNLNELFEDMKKDPESISVVGASAPGSMDHMQFVKIAKEAGVDVTKIKYVSNQEGAPLTDLLNGSVDVYSTEVAETVEQVKAGKIKVLGITAPERLEGDVLSTFPTALEQGIDATFVNWRGFFGPPNMDESAIQYYEEKFKELSDSEAFAKIRSQYGWTEMFMGHEEYKKFLKEQTEELTGLMEELGLAQ, from the coding sequence ATGAAAAAGGTTTTTGCTCTATTACTTTTAATTTTTGTTATAAGTATTCTATCAGCTTGTAAGCAGGAGTCGAAATCAAAGAGTGAAGAAGAAAATTGGGAACCAGAGAAAGCAATTGAAATGGTTGCCCCTGCAGGAGCAGGAGGAGGGTGGGACACTACTGCTAGAACTGTAGCTAAAGTATTTAGTGAAGAGGGGATTATTGACGAAGATATCGGCGTTATGAATAAAGAAGGTGGAGGGGGTTCCATTGCTTGGACTTATATTCATAACCTTGAAGGGAACAACCATCATATATTTGTTTCCTCGCCACCACTTATCTTTGTACCGCTGAATGGTCAAACAGAATTAACCCATGAAGATTTCACCCCGCTAGCTAACTTAATTGCTGACTATGCTGCATTTGCTGTTAGGGCGGATGCGAAGTGGAACAATTTGAATGAACTATTTGAAGATATGAAGAAAGATCCGGAAAGTATCTCCGTTGTAGGTGCCTCGGCGCCAGGAAGCATGGATCATATGCAATTTGTGAAAATTGCAAAGGAAGCCGGAGTTGATGTAACGAAAATTAAATATGTATCTAATCAGGAAGGTGCTCCATTAACGGATCTCTTAAATGGTAGTGTCGATGTTTACTCTACTGAAGTAGCAGAAACAGTAGAACAGGTGAAAGCTGGAAAAATTAAAGTGCTAGGCATCACTGCTCCTGAACGATTAGAAGGGGATGTTTTGTCTACCTTTCCAACTGCACTGGAACAAGGAATTGATGCAACGTTCGTTAATTGGCGAGGATTTTTTGGACCACCGAATATGGATGAAAGTGCTATTCAATACTATGAGGAAAAGTTTAAAGAGCTAAGTGATTCGGAGGCATTTGCGAAAATACGCAGTCAGTATGGATGGACAGAGATGTTTATGGGGCATGAAGAGTATAAAAAGTTCTTAAAAGAGCAAACAGAAGAATTAACAGGGTTAATGGAAGAGCTAGGTTTGGCGCAATAG
- a CDS encoding response regulator, which yields MIKIIIAEDDFRVADIHEQFLSQLDDVEVVGKALNGKETIEFIKNQEVHLLLLDIYMPDILGVDLLPNIRKISSNIDIIMITAATDIDMVRNSLDYGVFDYIIKPLKMERFLHTIEKYKQKRNLLQSHASVSQEEVDQLFRGEKVTSANKMRSDLPKGVDPLTLEKVKAIIKQERQGITAEEMSLRMGASRTTARRYLEYLISMGEVEAELEYGIVGRPERKYIIS from the coding sequence ATGATCAAAATAATTATCGCTGAAGATGATTTTCGGGTTGCTGATATTCATGAACAGTTTTTATCACAACTAGATGATGTAGAAGTAGTGGGAAAAGCGCTAAATGGAAAAGAAACAATCGAATTTATTAAAAACCAAGAGGTTCATTTATTGCTTTTAGATATTTATATGCCTGATATACTTGGTGTAGATTTATTACCAAACATAAGAAAAATATCCTCTAATATAGATATTATTATGATCACAGCGGCAACAGATATTGATATGGTTAGGAATTCACTAGACTATGGGGTGTTTGATTATATTATTAAGCCATTAAAAATGGAACGGTTTCTCCATACTATTGAAAAATATAAGCAAAAAAGAAATTTGCTACAATCTCATGCTTCTGTTAGTCAAGAGGAAGTTGATCAATTATTTAGAGGAGAAAAAGTAACTTCCGCAAATAAAATGCGGTCCGATTTACCAAAAGGCGTAGACCCATTAACGCTAGAAAAGGTAAAAGCGATAATAAAACAAGAAAGACAAGGGATAACTGCAGAGGAGATGAGTCTGAGAATGGGGGCATCTAGAACGACGGCGAGAAGGTATTTAGAATACTTAATTTCTATGGGAGAAGTAGAAGCAGAGCTCGAATACGGAATAGTAGGGAGACCAGAAAGAAAATATATCATTTCTTAA